One Tubulanus polymorphus chromosome 5, tnTubPoly1.2, whole genome shotgun sequence DNA segment encodes these proteins:
- the LOC141905520 gene encoding uncharacterized protein LOC141905520, with protein MDEGDKQLHKPPPMTGPVPPTRMRSNVVVDRCGDEEPLDGRPNDRKRKIIICAKKTCKVMSSHLGLFVIVIVYATSGGFLFQHLEKPNEKSACFIIYYKYRDLENITTNHFYEIATQGLGEEDTKASMSLLLEKFRDNVYALDWDVNCTQIGEIGGVPYKWSLTGSILFAVTVISTIGKNSLTMGLLIFL; from the coding sequence ATGGACGAAGGGGACAAACAATTGCATAAACCGCCGCCGATGACCGGCCCTGTACCACCGACAAGGATGAGATCAAACGTCGTAGTCGATCGCTGTGGCGACGAGGAACCTTTAGACGGACGACCAAATGATAGAAAACGCAAGATCATAATTTGCGCTAAGAAAACTTGTAAAGTGATGTCTTCACACCTCGGGTTGTTTGTGATTGTGATAGTCTACGCGACGTCGGGCGGGTTTCTATTCCAGCATCTGGAAAAACCGAACGAAAAAAGTGCCTGTTTCATTATCTATTACAAATACCGTGATTTGGAGAATATCACTACCAATCACTTCTACGAGATCGCTACACAAGGTTTGGGAGAAGAAGACACCAAGGCATCGATGTCATTACTTCTAGAAAAGTTTCGCGATAACGTATACGCTCTTGACTGGGATGTAAACTGTACGCAAATCGGTGAAATTGGAGGCGTACCTTATAAATGGTCGCTAACTGGATCCATACTGTTTGCTGTAACAGTGATTAGTACAATTGGTAAGAATTCACTGACGATGGGTCTTCTTATATTTCTATAG